In Aspergillus fumigatus Af293 chromosome 2, whole genome shotgun sequence, a genomic segment contains:
- the flbC gene encoding C2H2-type zinc finger protein produces the protein MTMVIENQNRQYGGMSFDSVYSHNVAHHAPQFTDPWTSAHTSSHSTPPVYATSMGINHTKPEEVSRPTLSMPYSSVPVSAPSMVTSGNFSTAPTGYSGAEVIGLQHDMPRTTFEQAPTYTTASSMSSFTPATYAPISYAPPLAHPHPDSRRVSHVDPRGNHSQPPSGPTFGDALDASRGMVALSQDLTPRNIYAPRARGSGDSYGFPAAHSSGSSISSGGNYPYYSASVASVESSVTDYSSTTSESYENGHLSRTLPRPSNLLSGSAPPGPQSMMSQFSSKMPSNTQKKHKCKVCDKRFTRPSSLQTHMYSHTGEKPFACDVEGCGRHFSVVSNLRRHKKVHKGEKENVSGGEEE, from the exons ATGACGATGGTCATTGAGAACCAGAACCGCCAATATGGTGGGATGAGTTTCGACAGTGTCTACTCTCATAATGTAGCACATCACGCACCCCAATTCACTGACCCTTGGACTTCTGCACACACGTCTTCCCACTCGACTCCTCCAGTGTACGCAACTTCCATGGGAATCAATCATACGAAGCCAGAGGAAGTGAGCAGACCTACGTTGTCCATGCCATACTCGAGCGTTCCTGTCTCCGCACCCTCGATGGTCACAAGCGGTAACTTCTCAACAGCCCCCACGGGCTACTCCGGGGCGGAGGTGATAGGTCTGCAGCATGATATGCCTCGCACAACTTTCGAACAAGCTCCTACCTACACCACAGCCTCGTCAATGAGCAGTTTCACGCCTGCAACTTATGCGCCGATCAGCTATGCTCCCCCTCTCGCTCATCCTCACCCAGACAGTCGCCGTGTTTCACATGT CGATCCTCGTGGTAACCATTCACAGCCTCCGTCGGGCCCTACATTTGGTGATGCTCTTGATGCTAGTCGTGGAATGGTCGCGCTCAGCCAGGATTTGACACCTCGCAACATCTATGCTCCTCGTGCCCGGGGGTCTGGGGACTCGTACGGATTTCCTGCGGCCCATTCGTCCGggtcatccatctcctcgggGGGGAATTACCCCTACTACAGTGCATCTGTTGCTTCAGTTGAGTCGTCTGTCACGGATTACAGTTCCACAACATCAGAGTCGTATGAGAATGGTCATCTGTCGCGAACACTACCTCGCCCGTCGAACCTCTTGTCTGGGAGTGCTCCTCCCGGCCCACAATCTATGATGAGCCAATTCAGCTCGAAGATGCCATCCAACAcacagaagaagcacaagtGCAAGGTGTGCGATAAGCGGTTCACGCGCCCATCGTCACTACAAACGCATATGTACAGTCACACTGGGGAAAAAC CGTTTGCATGTGACGTTGAAGGGTGTGGAAGGCACTTCTCTGTTGTCTCGAATCTCCGTCGGCACAAGAAGGTCCACAAGGGTGAAAAAGAAAACGTATCtggtggcgaggaggagtag